A single Rubrivivax gelatinosus IL144 DNA region contains:
- a CDS encoding anaerobic ribonucleoside-triphosphate reductase activating protein, which produces MAAPEALAIGGFQPLSTSDWPDRLAAVVFVQGCPWRCVYCHNPALQPRDGAAGPAWDEVVATLARRRGLLDGVVFSGGEPTLDPALPEAVATARGLGFAVGLHSAGIYPKKLEALLPALDWVGLDLKTDLAGHDALTGRPCSGAPVHEALAAVVASGVDHEVRTTYHPALQSDETLARMALTLKRAGAKRWVLQQWHPRDGTPGFEQPWHWPEPAVLAWLRELGPELALR; this is translated from the coding sequence GTGGCTGCGCCTGAGGCCCTGGCGATCGGCGGCTTCCAGCCGCTGAGCACGAGCGACTGGCCCGACCGCCTCGCGGCGGTCGTCTTCGTTCAGGGCTGCCCCTGGCGCTGCGTCTACTGCCACAACCCGGCGCTGCAGCCGCGTGACGGCGCCGCCGGCCCGGCCTGGGACGAAGTCGTCGCGACGCTGGCGCGCCGCCGCGGGCTGCTCGACGGCGTCGTCTTCAGCGGCGGCGAGCCGACGCTGGACCCGGCGCTGCCCGAGGCCGTGGCCACCGCGCGCGGCCTGGGTTTCGCCGTCGGCCTGCACAGCGCCGGCATCTACCCGAAGAAGCTGGAGGCGCTGCTGCCGGCGCTTGACTGGGTCGGCCTGGACCTGAAGACCGACCTCGCCGGCCACGACGCGCTGACCGGCCGCCCGTGCAGCGGCGCGCCGGTGCACGAGGCGCTGGCCGCCGTCGTCGCCAGCGGCGTCGACCACGAGGTGCGCACCACCTACCACCCGGCGCTGCAGTCCGACGAGACGCTGGCCAGGATGGCGCTGACGCTGAAGCGCGCCGGCGCGAAACGCTGGGTGCTGCAGCAGTGGCACCCGCGCGACGGCACGCCGGGTTTCGAGCAGCCCTGGCACTGGCCCGAGCCGGCGGTGCTGGCCTGGCTGCGCGAACTCGGCCCCGAGCTCGCGCTGCGCTGA
- the nrdD gene encoding anaerobic ribonucleoside-triphosphate reductase — protein MSHSQTPLVHPQLEEHERTRCEVWTRVMGYHRPMASFNIGKQGEFLERRYFDEPGRPAAAADVTATVECGCA, from the coding sequence ATGAGCCACAGCCAGACCCCCCTCGTCCACCCGCAGCTCGAAGAGCACGAACGCACCCGCTGCGAAGTCTGGACGCGCGTGATGGGCTACCACCGTCCGATGGCCTCGTTCAACATCGGCAAGCAAGGCGAGTTCCTCGAACGCCGCTACTTCGACGAGCCGGGCCGCCCGGCCGCCGCGGCCGACGTCACGGCCACCGTCGAGTGTGGCTGCGCCTGA
- a CDS encoding ribonucleoside triphosphate reductase yields MSDAALPPSADTQTAPLAVIKREGRTVAFDPSKIEDALARAGAATGEYDAERAAELTRQVTERLHRRVTGVEQIQDEVERVLQAAGHFDTARAYIVYREQRRALRQDRSVAVDVERSVNEYLARQDWRVNANANQGYSLGGLILNVSGKVVANYWLNHVYPPEVGIAHREADLHIHDLDMLSGYCAGWSLRTLLHEGLNGVPGKVEAGPPKHLSSAVGQIVNFLGTLQNEWAGAQAFSSFDTYLAPFIRKDGLSYDQVRQSLQELIYNLNVPSRWGTQTPFTNLTFDWTCPEDLREQVPVIGGREMPFAYGDLQAEMDMINRAYIDVMMEGDAKGRSFTFPIPTYNITSDFDWEHPNTLPLFEMTAKYGLPYFQNFLNSDLQPNMVRSMCCRLQLDLRELLKRGNGLFGSAEQTGSLGVVTINCARLGYLHAGDEAGLLARTDRLIDIARTSLEIKRKVIQGHIDSGLFPYTKRYLGTLRNHFSTIGVNGINEMIRNFTADRHDITSPEGHAMAVRYLDHIRARIVELQEETGHLYNLEATPAEGTTYRFAKEDRKRLPGILQAGTAERPYYTNSSQLPVGFTTDPFEALERQEELQRKYTGGTVLHLYLGERVSSARACRDLVRRSLERYRLPYITVTPTFSICPKHGYLAGEHAFCPKCDEEALARKAAKAARAAPAA; encoded by the coding sequence ATGTCAGACGCCGCCCTGCCCCCCTCAGCCGACACCCAGACCGCCCCGCTGGCGGTCATCAAGCGTGAAGGCCGCACCGTCGCCTTCGACCCGTCCAAGATCGAAGACGCGCTGGCGCGTGCCGGCGCCGCCACCGGCGAGTACGACGCCGAACGCGCCGCCGAGCTGACGCGCCAGGTCACCGAGCGCCTGCACCGCCGCGTCACCGGCGTCGAGCAGATCCAGGACGAGGTCGAGCGTGTGCTGCAGGCCGCCGGCCACTTCGACACCGCGCGCGCCTACATCGTCTACCGCGAGCAGCGCCGCGCGCTGCGCCAGGACCGCAGCGTCGCCGTCGACGTCGAGCGCTCGGTCAACGAGTACCTGGCGCGCCAGGACTGGCGCGTCAACGCCAACGCCAACCAGGGCTACTCGCTGGGCGGGCTGATCCTCAACGTCTCGGGCAAGGTCGTCGCCAACTACTGGCTCAACCACGTCTACCCGCCCGAAGTGGGCATCGCCCACCGCGAGGCCGACCTGCACATCCACGACCTGGACATGCTCTCGGGCTACTGCGCCGGCTGGTCGCTGCGCACGCTGCTGCACGAAGGCCTGAACGGCGTGCCGGGCAAGGTCGAGGCAGGCCCGCCCAAGCACCTGTCCAGCGCCGTCGGCCAGATCGTCAACTTCCTGGGCACGCTGCAGAACGAATGGGCCGGCGCCCAGGCCTTCAGCTCCTTCGACACCTACCTCGCGCCCTTCATCCGCAAGGACGGGCTGAGCTACGACCAGGTGCGCCAGAGCCTGCAGGAGCTGATCTACAACCTGAACGTGCCGTCGCGCTGGGGCACGCAGACGCCGTTCACCAACCTCACCTTCGACTGGACCTGCCCCGAGGACCTGCGCGAGCAGGTGCCGGTGATCGGCGGCCGGGAGATGCCGTTCGCCTACGGCGATCTCCAGGCCGAGATGGACATGATCAACCGCGCCTACATCGACGTGATGATGGAAGGCGACGCCAAGGGCCGCTCGTTCACCTTCCCGATCCCGACCTACAACATCACCAGCGACTTCGACTGGGAGCACCCGAACACGCTGCCGCTGTTCGAGATGACGGCCAAGTACGGCCTGCCGTACTTCCAGAACTTCCTGAACTCGGACCTGCAGCCGAACATGGTGCGCTCGATGTGCTGCCGGCTGCAGCTGGACCTGCGCGAGCTTCTGAAGCGCGGCAACGGCCTGTTCGGCTCGGCCGAGCAGACCGGCTCGCTGGGCGTGGTGACGATCAACTGCGCCCGCCTGGGTTATCTGCACGCCGGCGACGAAGCCGGCCTGCTGGCGCGCACCGACCGCCTGATCGACATCGCGCGCACCAGCCTGGAGATCAAGCGCAAGGTCATCCAGGGCCACATCGACAGCGGCCTGTTCCCGTACACCAAGCGCTACCTCGGCACGCTGCGCAACCACTTCTCGACGATCGGCGTGAACGGGATCAACGAGATGATCCGCAACTTCACGGCCGACCGCCACGACATCACCTCGCCCGAGGGCCACGCGATGGCGGTGCGCTACCTGGACCACATCCGCGCGCGCATCGTCGAACTGCAGGAGGAGACCGGCCACCTCTACAACCTGGAGGCGACGCCGGCCGAAGGCACGACCTACCGCTTCGCCAAGGAAGACAGGAAGCGCCTGCCCGGCATCCTGCAGGCCGGCACGGCCGAGCGCCCGTACTACACGAACTCCTCGCAGCTGCCGGTGGGCTTCACGACCGACCCCTTCGAGGCGCTGGAGCGCCAGGAGGAACTGCAGCGCAAGTACACCGGCGGCACCGTGCTGCACCTGTACCTGGGGGAGCGCGTCTCGTCGGCACGCGCCTGCCGCGACCTGGTGCGGCGTTCGCTCGAACGCTACCGGCTGCCCTACATCACGGTGACGCCGACCTTCTCGATCTGCCCGAAACACGGCTACCTCGCCGGCGAGCACGCGTTCTGCCCCAAGTGCGACGAGGAAGCCCTGGCACGCAAGGCCGCCAAGGCCGCACGCGCCGCCCCGGCCGCCTGA
- the ubiU gene encoding ubiquinone anaerobic biosynthesis protein UbiU, translating to MQQPPFAAPELVCPAGSLRALQLAVDAGADTVYLGLKNATNARNFAGLNFDDAQVREGIAYAHKRGRKVLMALNTFAQSADVTPWYRAVDTAVDFGADALICADTAVMAYATRTHPELRLHLSVQASATSYEAINFYQRHYNIQRAVLPRVLTLQQVQHVLRNTSVEIECFAFGSLCVMVEGRCTLSSYATGQSPNNVGVCSPPSAVRWTDTPTGVESRLGGMLIDHYAPDEPRGYPTICKGRFVVEGKRDYAIEEPTSLNTLAILPELMKMGVKALKIEGRQRSPAYTEQVTKVWRQAIDAAKASPDRFSVQPTWTATLGHLAEGQQHTLGALDRPWR from the coding sequence ATGCAACAGCCCCCCTTCGCGGCGCCCGAACTGGTCTGCCCCGCGGGCTCTCTGCGGGCCCTCCAGTTGGCCGTCGACGCCGGCGCCGACACGGTCTACCTGGGCCTGAAGAACGCCACCAACGCCCGGAACTTCGCCGGCCTGAACTTCGACGACGCCCAGGTCCGAGAGGGCATCGCCTACGCACACAAGCGCGGCCGCAAGGTCCTGATGGCGCTGAACACCTTCGCCCAGTCGGCGGACGTGACGCCCTGGTACCGCGCGGTCGACACGGCGGTGGACTTCGGCGCCGACGCGCTGATCTGCGCCGACACCGCGGTGATGGCCTACGCCACGCGCACGCACCCCGAGCTGCGTCTGCACCTGTCGGTGCAGGCCTCGGCGACGAGCTACGAGGCGATCAACTTCTACCAGCGCCACTACAACATCCAGCGCGCGGTGCTGCCGCGCGTGCTGACGCTGCAGCAGGTGCAGCACGTGCTGCGCAACACCTCGGTCGAGATCGAGTGCTTCGCCTTCGGCAGCCTGTGCGTGATGGTCGAAGGCCGCTGCACGCTGTCGTCCTACGCCACCGGCCAGTCACCGAACAACGTCGGCGTCTGCTCGCCGCCGTCGGCGGTGCGCTGGACCGACACGCCGACGGGCGTCGAGTCGCGCCTGGGCGGCATGCTGATCGACCACTACGCGCCCGACGAGCCGCGCGGCTACCCGACGATCTGCAAGGGCCGCTTCGTCGTCGAAGGCAAGCGCGACTACGCCATCGAGGAGCCGACCAGCCTGAACACGCTGGCCATCCTGCCCGAGCTGATGAAGATGGGCGTCAAGGCGCTGAAGATCGAAGGCCGCCAGCGCAGCCCCGCCTACACCGAGCAGGTGACCAAGGTCTGGCGCCAGGCGATCGACGCCGCCAAGGCTTCGCCCGACCGCTTCAGCGTGCAGCCGACCTGGACCGCCACGCTGGGCCACCTTGCCGAAGGCCAGCAGCACACCCTCGGCGCCCTGGACCGCCCGTGGCGGTAA
- a CDS encoding U32 family peptidase: MSSERISLTVGPVLTYWTRQALMDFYAGVAESAADTVVLGEVVCSRRYEFKLDDWLDLAADLRAAGKEIVLATQGLIESEADLRVVRRIAEQRDYLVEAGDASALAVLEPAGVPFAIGPHLNVYSRAALEEHAGFGAVRWTAPAELPLEAMGRVNPAADPVKAGETPVATEAFGFGRMPLAFSARCFTARHHRLSKDQCEFRCQDYPDGLLLSTSDGKPFLVLNGIQTQGAAQHCLIEQREQIVANGVRRLRLSPCSQHFTTVVACFEQVMNQGAPAAAARRELEAIALPGGLANGYAQGRAGMEWKAA; this comes from the coding sequence ATGAGTTCCGAACGCATTTCGCTCACCGTCGGCCCGGTGCTGACCTACTGGACGCGCCAGGCGCTGATGGATTTCTATGCCGGCGTCGCCGAATCGGCCGCCGACACCGTCGTGCTGGGCGAGGTCGTCTGCTCGCGCCGCTACGAGTTCAAGCTCGACGACTGGCTGGACCTGGCCGCCGACCTGCGCGCCGCCGGCAAGGAGATCGTGCTCGCGACGCAGGGCCTGATCGAGTCCGAGGCCGACCTGCGCGTCGTGCGCCGCATCGCCGAGCAGCGCGACTACCTCGTCGAAGCCGGCGACGCCTCGGCGCTGGCGGTGCTCGAGCCCGCCGGCGTGCCGTTCGCGATCGGCCCGCACCTGAACGTCTACAGCCGCGCCGCGCTCGAAGAGCACGCCGGTTTCGGCGCCGTGCGCTGGACGGCGCCGGCCGAACTGCCGCTGGAAGCGATGGGCCGCGTCAACCCGGCCGCCGACCCGGTCAAGGCCGGCGAGACGCCGGTGGCGACCGAGGCCTTCGGCTTCGGCCGCATGCCGCTGGCGTTCTCGGCGCGCTGCTTCACCGCGCGCCACCACCGGCTGAGCAAGGACCAGTGCGAGTTCCGCTGCCAGGACTACCCGGACGGCCTGCTGCTGTCGACCAGCGACGGCAAGCCCTTCCTGGTGCTCAACGGCATCCAGACCCAGGGCGCGGCGCAGCATTGCCTGATCGAGCAGCGCGAGCAGATCGTCGCCAACGGCGTGCGCCGTCTGCGGCTGTCGCCTTGCTCGCAGCACTTCACGACCGTCGTTGCCTGCTTCGAGCAGGTGATGAACCAGGGCGCACCGGCTGCCGCCGCGCGCCGTGAACTCGAGGCCATCGCACTGCCGGGCGGCCTGGCCAACGGGTACGCGCAAGGTCGCGCCGGCATGGAATGGAAAGCCGCATGA
- the ubiT gene encoding ubiquinone anaerobic biosynthesis accessory factor UbiT, producing the protein MSTKSHAFVAPRSLAELHALAAAKVKPLVQRLPMQPPSMVLALAMNKLLLPRLPADAKAALSGRSVEVAVTDLGLAMKLQLGERGFVLAPQSKPVALRIAAALPDYLRLLRGEDDADRLFFERALVMEGDTEMGLVLKNTLDALGPLFRF; encoded by the coding sequence ATGAGCACCAAGTCCCACGCCTTCGTCGCGCCGCGCTCACTGGCCGAGCTGCACGCGCTGGCTGCCGCCAAGGTCAAGCCCCTCGTGCAGCGCCTGCCGATGCAGCCGCCCAGCATGGTGCTGGCGCTGGCGATGAACAAGCTCTTGCTGCCGCGTCTGCCGGCCGACGCCAAGGCGGCGCTGTCGGGCCGCAGCGTCGAGGTCGCGGTCACCGACCTGGGCCTGGCGATGAAGCTGCAGCTCGGCGAACGCGGCTTCGTGCTCGCGCCGCAGAGCAAGCCGGTCGCGCTGCGCATCGCCGCCGCGCTGCCCGACTACCTGCGCCTGCTGCGCGGCGAGGACGACGCCGACCGCCTGTTCTTCGAGCGCGCCCTGGTGATGGAAGGCGACACCGAGATGGGCCTGGTGCTGAAGAACACGCTCGACGCGCTCGGGCCGCTGTTCCGCTTCTGA
- a CDS encoding methyl-accepting chemotaxis protein: MNITAFTVRTRLLVSFGALASLVLVVCGFALHAQWKSYRVFASYVNEDAQRLQLSNRVLDAANARAIGARDLVIVDSETERAALKSAVGQADQRVQQNLARLKQALATADDIGERERELFSTIERIEAEYGPVARAIVDLGASGRREEAIRRIDEQCRPLLARLIAAADAYVEHGNKLAAEHVALADAAFAAQRWLLVGVGLAAMLLAGVLAHLVTRGITRALGAEPGELGAAASRVADGDLGPVPGAEHAPAGSVLASLGAMQRSLAQIVAQVRSASDSIATGSAQIATGNADLSQRTETQASNLAETAASMDEMSASVRHNAETAQQATQLAGSASGVARQGGQVVGAVVSTMQEISDSSRRIADITGVIDGIAFQTNILALNAAVEAARAGEQGRGFAVVAGEVRSLAHRAAEAAREIKSLIGSSVEKVEAGSRLVGDAGRTMDEIVAQVQRVADLIGEIGHATTEQTAGIAQVSTAVGGLDQATQQNAALVEESAAAAESLRQQAARLTTLVSVFRLGAGEAAPVAAVPAAAARPTTTAPQRPARPAPLPTTKSRPALPAPAAVAPASAGDDWTSF; encoded by the coding sequence ATGAACATCACCGCTTTCACCGTGCGCACCCGGCTGCTGGTCAGCTTCGGGGCGCTCGCTTCCCTCGTGCTCGTGGTCTGCGGCTTCGCGCTGCATGCCCAGTGGAAGAGCTACCGGGTCTTCGCCAGCTACGTCAACGAGGATGCGCAGCGGCTGCAGCTCTCCAACCGGGTGCTCGATGCGGCCAATGCGCGTGCGATCGGCGCCCGTGACCTGGTCATCGTCGACTCCGAGACCGAGCGCGCCGCGCTGAAGTCGGCCGTCGGCCAGGCCGACCAGCGTGTGCAGCAGAACCTCGCGCGCCTGAAGCAGGCGCTCGCCACCGCCGACGACATCGGCGAGCGTGAGCGCGAACTCTTCAGCACGATCGAACGCATCGAGGCCGAGTACGGCCCGGTGGCGCGCGCGATCGTCGATCTCGGCGCCTCGGGCCGGCGCGAGGAGGCGATCCGCCGCATCGACGAGCAGTGCCGCCCGCTGCTGGCGCGGCTGATCGCCGCCGCCGACGCCTATGTCGAACACGGCAACAAGCTGGCGGCCGAGCACGTCGCGCTGGCCGACGCCGCGTTCGCCGCGCAGCGCTGGCTGCTGGTCGGTGTCGGCCTGGCCGCGATGCTGCTGGCCGGCGTGCTGGCCCACCTGGTGACGCGTGGCATCACGCGGGCGCTGGGGGCCGAGCCGGGTGAACTCGGCGCGGCGGCTTCGCGCGTGGCCGACGGCGACCTGGGTCCGGTGCCGGGTGCCGAACACGCGCCGGCCGGCAGCGTGCTGGCTTCGCTGGGCGCGATGCAGCGCAGCCTGGCGCAGATCGTCGCCCAGGTGCGTTCGGCTTCCGATTCGATCGCCACCGGTTCGGCGCAGATCGCCACCGGCAACGCCGACCTGTCGCAGCGTACCGAGACCCAGGCCTCCAACCTGGCCGAGACCGCGGCCTCGATGGACGAGATGAGCGCCTCGGTGCGCCACAACGCCGAGACCGCGCAGCAGGCGACGCAGCTCGCCGGCTCGGCCAGCGGCGTGGCGCGCCAGGGCGGCCAGGTCGTCGGCGCGGTGGTCTCGACGATGCAGGAGATCAGCGACAGCTCGCGCCGCATCGCCGACATCACCGGCGTCATCGACGGCATCGCTTTCCAGACCAACATCCTGGCGCTCAACGCCGCCGTCGAAGCCGCGCGTGCCGGCGAGCAGGGCCGCGGCTTCGCGGTCGTCGCCGGCGAGGTGCGCTCGCTGGCCCACCGAGCCGCCGAGGCGGCACGCGAGATCAAGTCGCTGATCGGCAGCTCGGTCGAAAAGGTCGAGGCCGGCTCGCGCCTGGTCGGCGACGCCGGCCGCACCATGGACGAGATCGTCGCCCAGGTGCAGCGTGTGGCCGACCTGATCGGCGAGATCGGCCATGCGACGACCGAGCAGACCGCCGGCATCGCCCAGGTCAGCACCGCCGTCGGCGGCCTGGACCAGGCGACGCAGCAGAACGCCGCACTCGTCGAAGAGAGCGCCGCGGCCGCCGAGAGCCTGCGCCAGCAGGCCGCGCGGCTGACCACGCTGGTCAGCGTCTTCCGCCTCGGCGCCGGCGAGGCCGCGCCGGTGGCCGCCGTGCCCGCCGCTGCGGCGCGGCCGACTACGACGGCGCCGCAGCGCCCGGCGCGCCCCGCGCCGCTGCCGACCACGAAGAGCCGGCCGGCTTTGCCCGCTCCGGCGGCTGTCGCGCCGGCCTCGGCCGGCGACGACTGGACCAGCTTCTGA
- a CDS encoding bifunctional enoyl-CoA hydratase/phosphate acetyltransferase: MGAHEGLIENLTYDELRPGQRAQMMRTLSMDDINAFALVSGDVNPAHVDAEYAEGTRFKGVIAHGMWAGALISSLLGTEFPGPGTIYLEQSLRFHRPVHVGDTLTVGVTVAEKDDATRNVALDCIVLNQHGDQVVTGRALVRAPTQKIVRPRTAMPTMHLFDPEARLEAWVQTLSGHLPVRCVVVHPCDEGSLHGALDARAHGLIEPVLVGPALRIRTLAEQMQVSLDGLELVDVPHSHAAAVAAAALAARGEAQMLMKGSLHTDELIKAVLDESSLRTGRRMSHVYRFEVPAYPKPLLVTDAAINIAPTLAEKADIVRNAVELAHALGVHQPLVALLSAVETVTPRLASTLDAAALCKMADRGQITGALLDGPLAFDNAISVEAARIKNIESPVAGNADILVVPDLEAGNMLAKQLEYLAGAASCGVVLGARVPIALTSRADAPISRMASAALAGVVARAIAAGKAR, from the coding sequence ATGGGTGCTCACGAAGGCCTGATCGAGAACCTGACCTACGACGAGCTGCGTCCGGGCCAGCGCGCGCAGATGATGCGCACGCTGTCGATGGACGACATCAACGCCTTCGCGCTGGTCTCCGGCGACGTCAACCCGGCGCACGTCGATGCCGAGTACGCCGAGGGCACGCGCTTCAAGGGCGTCATCGCGCACGGCATGTGGGCCGGCGCGCTGATCTCCAGCCTGCTGGGCACCGAGTTCCCCGGCCCGGGCACGATCTATCTCGAGCAGAGCCTGCGTTTCCACCGCCCGGTGCACGTCGGCGACACGCTGACGGTGGGCGTCACGGTGGCCGAGAAGGACGACGCGACGCGCAACGTGGCGCTCGACTGCATCGTGCTGAACCAGCATGGCGACCAGGTCGTCACAGGCCGCGCGCTGGTGCGCGCGCCGACGCAGAAGATCGTGCGTCCGCGCACGGCGATGCCGACGATGCACCTCTTCGACCCCGAGGCGCGGCTCGAAGCCTGGGTGCAGACGCTGAGCGGCCACCTGCCGGTGCGCTGCGTCGTCGTGCACCCCTGCGACGAAGGCTCGCTGCACGGCGCGCTCGACGCGCGCGCGCACGGGCTGATCGAGCCGGTGCTCGTCGGCCCGGCGCTGCGCATCCGCACGCTGGCCGAGCAGATGCAGGTTTCGCTCGACGGCCTCGAACTCGTCGACGTGCCGCACAGCCACGCCGCCGCGGTCGCCGCCGCGGCGCTGGCCGCACGCGGCGAGGCGCAGATGCTGATGAAGGGCAGCCTGCACACCGACGAGCTGATCAAGGCCGTGCTCGACGAGAGCTCGCTGCGCACCGGGCGTCGCATGTCGCACGTCTACCGCTTCGAGGTGCCGGCGTATCCGAAGCCGCTGCTCGTCACCGACGCGGCGATCAACATCGCGCCGACGCTGGCCGAGAAGGCCGACATCGTGCGCAACGCCGTCGAGCTGGCGCACGCGCTGGGCGTGCACCAGCCGTTGGTCGCGCTGCTGTCGGCGGTGGAGACGGTGACGCCGCGGCTGGCCTCGACGCTGGACGCCGCGGCGCTGTGCAAGATGGCCGACCGCGGCCAGATCACCGGCGCGCTGCTCGACGGCCCGCTGGCCTTCGACAACGCGATCTCGGTCGAGGCCGCGCGCATCAAGAACATCGAGTCGCCGGTGGCCGGCAACGCCGACATCCTGGTCGTGCCCGACCTGGAGGCCGGCAACATGCTCGCCAAGCAGCTGGAGTACCTGGCCGGCGCGGCGAGCTGCGGCGTCGTGCTCGGCGCCCGCGTGCCGATCGCGCTGACCAGCCGCGCCGACGCGCCGATCTCGCGCATGGCCTCGGCGGCGCTGGCCGGCGTCGTCGCGCGCGCCATCGCGGCCGGGAAGGCACGATGA
- a CDS encoding acetate/propionate family kinase — protein MSGAPRDAVLALNAGSSSLKFGVYERQGPALWTGLFEGLEPGGTPSWHLAGETARALLPAPGQDGFAAALDALLALLAARGRRLAAVAHRVVHGGERCVAPCVLDAELLAYLHTLEPLAPLHQPHNLAGVAAIHRAQPALPQLACFDTAFHASMPEVERRLPLPRDFESRGLRRYGFHGLSYESVAGTLATVSPRAGGRLLMAHLGNGASLCGAIGGRSVASSMGLSALDGLMMGTRSGALDPGVLLYLWRDGWTLEQVERLLYKQSGLLGVSGLSADMRTLRASAEPAAAEAIALFTHRLLREAGAIVAVLGGLELLAFTGGIGEHDAQLREDVAAGLGFTGLVLDPAANRAAPPDRPVPVHAAGSAVEVWVVPTDEGRVAADAAFRHLDAA, from the coding sequence ATGAGCGGCGCACCGCGCGACGCGGTGCTGGCGCTCAACGCGGGGTCCTCGTCGCTGAAGTTCGGGGTCTACGAGCGCCAGGGCCCGGCCCTGTGGACCGGCCTCTTCGAAGGCCTGGAGCCCGGCGGCACGCCGAGCTGGCACCTTGCCGGCGAAACCGCGCGCGCGCTGCTGCCGGCGCCGGGGCAGGACGGTTTCGCCGCCGCGCTGGACGCGCTGCTGGCCTTGTTGGCGGCGCGCGGGCGGCGGCTGGCGGCGGTGGCGCACCGCGTGGTGCACGGCGGCGAGCGCTGCGTCGCGCCCTGCGTGCTCGACGCCGAACTGCTGGCCTATCTGCACACGCTGGAGCCGCTGGCGCCGCTGCACCAGCCGCACAACCTGGCCGGCGTCGCCGCGATTCACCGCGCGCAGCCGGCGCTGCCGCAGCTGGCGTGTTTCGACACCGCCTTCCACGCGAGCATGCCCGAGGTCGAACGCCGGCTGCCGCTGCCGCGCGACTTCGAGTCGCGAGGCCTGCGCCGCTACGGCTTTCACGGCCTGTCCTACGAGTCGGTCGCCGGCACGCTGGCCACCGTCTCGCCGCGCGCCGGCGGCCGGCTGCTGATGGCCCACCTGGGCAACGGCGCCAGCCTCTGCGGCGCGATCGGCGGGCGTTCGGTCGCCTCGTCGATGGGCCTGTCGGCGCTGGACGGGCTGATGATGGGCACCCGCAGCGGCGCGCTCGACCCCGGCGTGCTGCTCTACCTGTGGCGCGACGGCTGGACGCTGGAGCAGGTCGAGCGCCTGCTCTACAAGCAGTCGGGCCTGCTCGGCGTGTCCGGGCTGTCGGCCGACATGCGCACGCTGCGCGCCAGTGCCGAACCGGCGGCGGCCGAGGCGATCGCGCTCTTCACCCACCGCCTGCTGCGCGAAGCCGGCGCCATCGTCGCCGTGCTCGGCGGGCTGGAGCTGCTGGCCTTCACCGGCGGCATCGGCGAACACGACGCGCAGCTGCGCGAAGACGTCGCCGCCGGGCTGGGTTTCACCGGCCTGGTGCTCGACCCCGCCGCCAACCGCGCTGCGCCGCCCGACCGGCCGGTGCCGGTGCACGCTGCCGGCAGCGCGGTCGAGGTCTGGGTCGTGCCGACCGACGAAGGCCGCGTCGCCGCCGACGCCGCCTTCCGCCATCTCGACGCTGCCTGA